In the genome of Actinomadura graeca, one region contains:
- a CDS encoding serine/threonine-protein kinase, with amino-acid sequence MSQSERFVLATRYRLVSELGQGANGTVWRGHDELLDRPVAIKELRLPHELSEDDRVVFYRRTLREARAPAQLRTHNIVEVYDVVIEQGRPWIVMEMIEAPNLEQLIVRSGPLPPDRVAHIGRSLLDALGTAHKAGIVHRDLKPSNVLLDGDRVVLTDFGLAFSSGSASLTKTGHFMGSPAYVAPEVAAGEKATPRSDLWSLGATLYAALEGRPPFERENVMATLSALATESTPPPQNAGALAPIITGLLEKNPTRRLSHARAADRLERVLAGPRSGRGRRSPTPRYRMMVVIALIGATVASCGIGATALIVGMMREKPGASPSASTSGTVDPPVRGTPPPGVTASTLAVRARTSGCRIFVAMPGDVITVLTDATLTIGEVRKYDQSLLNAVIYDASACDVWVNGRQQPLGNPGQRKSYNLNRTGGG; translated from the coding sequence ATGTCTCAGTCAGAGCGCTTCGTGCTCGCGACGCGCTACCGGCTGGTCTCGGAGCTTGGTCAGGGTGCGAACGGCACCGTATGGAGAGGGCACGACGAACTCCTTGACCGGCCCGTCGCGATCAAGGAGCTGCGGCTCCCCCACGAGCTGTCCGAGGACGACCGGGTCGTCTTCTACCGCCGCACCCTCCGCGAGGCGCGCGCTCCCGCCCAGCTGCGCACGCACAACATCGTCGAGGTGTACGACGTCGTCATCGAGCAGGGCCGGCCCTGGATCGTCATGGAGATGATCGAGGCGCCCAACCTCGAACAGCTCATCGTGCGGTCCGGGCCGCTGCCGCCCGACCGCGTCGCGCACATCGGCCGCTCGCTGCTGGACGCCCTCGGCACCGCGCACAAGGCCGGGATCGTGCACCGCGACCTCAAGCCGAGCAACGTGCTGCTGGACGGCGACCGGGTCGTCCTCACCGACTTCGGGCTGGCGTTCTCCTCGGGCTCGGCCAGCCTCACCAAGACGGGCCACTTCATGGGGTCGCCCGCGTACGTGGCCCCCGAGGTCGCCGCCGGGGAGAAGGCGACCCCCCGGTCGGACCTGTGGTCGCTCGGCGCGACCCTGTACGCGGCGCTGGAGGGCCGTCCGCCGTTCGAGCGCGAGAACGTGATGGCGACGCTCAGCGCGCTGGCGACCGAGTCCACGCCGCCCCCGCAGAACGCGGGCGCGCTCGCGCCGATCATCACCGGGCTGCTGGAGAAGAACCCCACGCGGCGCCTGAGCCACGCCCGCGCGGCCGACCGGCTGGAGCGCGTGCTGGCCGGGCCCCGGTCCGGCCGCGGCCGCCGCTCCCCGACGCCCCGCTACCGGATGATGGTCGTGATCGCGCTGATCGGCGCCACCGTCGCGTCCTGCGGTATCGGCGCCACCGCCCTCATCGTCGGGATGATGCGGGAGAAGCCGGGCGCCTCCCCGTCCGCGTCGACGTCGGGCACCGTCGACCCGCCCGTGCGCGGCACCCCGCCGCCCGGTGTCACGGCCAGCACGCTGGCGGTGCGCGCCCGCACCTCCGGGTGCCGGATCTTCGTCGCGATGCCCGGGGACGTGATCACGGTGCTCACCGACGCGACGCTCACGATCGGCGAGGTCCGCAAGTACGACCAGTCGCTGCTCAACGCCGTCATCTACGACGCGTCCGCCTGCGACGTCTGGGTGAACGGACGGCAGCAGCCCCTCGGCAACCCCGGACAGCGCAAGAGCTACAACCTGAACAGGACCGGCGGGGGCTGA
- a CDS encoding PhoH family protein, with amino-acid sequence MPSGTSVPDRRTYVLDTSVLLADPGAMTRFAEHEVVLPIVVISELEAKRHHPELGYFARQALRTLDDLRVREGRLDEALPVGDQGGTLRVELNHSDPSVLPDGFRLGDNDTRILSVAGWLAQEGRDVVLVSKDLPMRVKASAVGLAAEEYRAELAVVESGWTGMRELEVPAGLVEELYETGGADVEEALGLPCHTGLRLLSERGSALGRTLPDKSVKLVRGDREVFGLRGRSAEQRIALDLLMDEDVGIVSLGGRAGTGKSALALCAGLEAVMERHRHRKVVVFRPLYAVGGQELGYLPGSENEKMSPWAQAVYDTLSAVTTPDVIDEVLDRGMLEVLPLTHIRGRSLHDAFVIVDEAQSLERGVLLTVLSRIGAGSRVVLTHDVAQRDNLRVGRHDGVAAVVERLKGHPLFAHVTLTRSERSPIAALVTDMLGDVGA; translated from the coding sequence ATCCCGTCCGGGACGAGCGTCCCGGACCGGCGCACGTACGTCCTCGACACCAGCGTCCTGCTCGCCGACCCGGGGGCGATGACCCGGTTCGCCGAGCACGAGGTCGTACTCCCCATCGTCGTCATCTCCGAGCTCGAGGCCAAGCGCCACCATCCGGAGCTCGGCTACTTCGCCCGCCAGGCCCTGCGCACGCTGGACGACCTGCGGGTGCGGGAGGGACGGCTGGACGAGGCGCTGCCCGTCGGCGACCAGGGCGGCACGCTGCGCGTCGAGCTCAACCACTCCGACCCGAGCGTCCTGCCGGACGGGTTCCGGCTCGGCGACAACGACACCCGGATCCTGTCGGTCGCGGGCTGGCTGGCCCAGGAGGGCCGCGACGTCGTGCTGGTCTCCAAGGACCTGCCGATGCGGGTGAAGGCGTCCGCCGTCGGCCTCGCGGCCGAGGAGTACCGCGCCGAGCTGGCGGTGGTCGAGTCCGGCTGGACCGGGATGCGGGAGCTGGAGGTCCCCGCCGGCCTGGTCGAGGAGCTGTACGAGACGGGCGGCGCGGACGTCGAGGAGGCCCTCGGCCTGCCCTGCCACACCGGGCTGAGGCTGCTGTCCGAGCGCGGCTCGGCCCTCGGGCGGACCCTGCCCGACAAGTCGGTCAAGCTGGTGCGGGGCGACCGCGAGGTGTTCGGCCTGCGCGGCCGGTCGGCGGAGCAGCGGATCGCGCTGGACCTGCTGATGGACGAGGACGTCGGGATCGTCTCCCTCGGCGGGCGCGCCGGGACCGGCAAGTCCGCCCTCGCGCTCTGCGCCGGGCTGGAGGCCGTCATGGAGCGGCACCGGCACCGCAAGGTCGTGGTGTTCCGGCCCCTGTACGCGGTCGGCGGGCAGGAGCTCGGCTACCTGCCGGGCTCGGAGAACGAGAAGATGTCGCCGTGGGCGCAGGCCGTCTACGACACCCTGTCGGCGGTGACCACGCCGGACGTCATCGACGAGGTTTTGGATCGTGGCATGTTGGAGGTCCTGCCGCTCACCCACATCCGCGGCCGCTCGCTGCACGACGCGTTCGTGATCGTCGACGAGGCGCAGTCGCTGGAGCGCGGGGTGCTGCTCACCGTCCTGTCCCGGATCGGGGCGGGCTCGCGGGTCGTGCTCACCCACGACGTGGCGCAGCGCGACAACCTGCGGGTCGGACGGCACGACGGCGTCGCCGCGGTGGTGGAACGTCTCAAGGGCCACCCGCTGTTCGCGCACGTGACACTGACCAGGTCCGAGCGGTCGCCGATCGCCGCCCTGGTGACGGACATGCTCGGCGACGTCGGCGCCTGA
- a CDS encoding MFS transporter, giving the protein MEVPYARRWLGLGALALAMLALGFDMTILNLALTTLSEELDAGTSALQWIVDSYLLVFAALLLPAGLLGDRFGRKRLLLAGLAVFGAASLAGAFAGGAAGVIAARLFMGLGAAVVTPLSMSMLPAVFPPAERTRAVAVWSASMALGLPLGPLLGGWLLEHFWWGSIFLINVPVVAAGGVAIALLLPETRDPAAPRVDGKGAVLSMGGLAALVYGVIEAPARGWGDPVVLAALAAAALLLAGFTLWERRAPEPMMDVRLFRDPAFVWPMVAAVAANLVMAGVLFVLPQYLEAVQGNGVLGTGVRLVPMLLGLLAGGIVTDRVAPRTGHKPVIVTGLLVMAAGLGWGALTDASDSYGTTCAWLVVLGLGCGLTLIPSMDALIAALPEDQAGRGSGLVQTLRQTAGALGVAGLGSLLSAVYRGGVSTAGLPGDAAGAARDSIGGAAAVADRLGDGALLASARDAYVQGMDAVLGACAVAALAAAALLWAFQPRRAARDAGPGADDRESDHEHAAS; this is encoded by the coding sequence ATGGAGGTCCCGTACGCCCGGCGCTGGCTCGGCCTGGGCGCCCTGGCGCTGGCGATGCTGGCGCTCGGCTTCGACATGACGATCCTCAACCTGGCGCTGACCACGCTCTCGGAGGAACTCGACGCGGGCACCAGCGCCCTTCAGTGGATCGTCGACTCCTACCTGCTGGTCTTCGCCGCGCTGCTGCTCCCGGCGGGCCTGCTCGGCGACCGCTTCGGCCGCAAGCGGCTGCTGCTGGCCGGGCTCGCGGTCTTCGGCGCGGCCTCGCTCGCCGGCGCGTTCGCGGGCGGCGCCGCAGGCGTGATCGCCGCCCGCCTGTTCATGGGGCTCGGCGCCGCGGTCGTCACCCCGCTGTCGATGTCGATGCTGCCCGCGGTGTTCCCGCCCGCGGAGCGGACGCGCGCCGTCGCGGTCTGGTCGGCCTCGATGGCGCTCGGGCTGCCCCTCGGCCCGCTGCTCGGCGGCTGGCTGCTGGAGCACTTCTGGTGGGGCTCGATCTTCCTGATCAACGTCCCGGTGGTCGCCGCCGGCGGCGTCGCCATCGCGCTGCTGCTGCCCGAGACCAGGGATCCCGCCGCGCCCCGCGTGGACGGCAAGGGGGCGGTGCTGTCCATGGGCGGGCTCGCCGCGCTCGTGTACGGGGTCATCGAGGCGCCGGCCCGGGGCTGGGGCGACCCGGTGGTGCTCGCCGCGCTCGCCGCCGCGGCGCTGCTGCTGGCCGGGTTCACGCTGTGGGAGCGGCGCGCCCCGGAGCCGATGATGGACGTCCGGCTGTTCCGCGACCCGGCGTTCGTGTGGCCGATGGTCGCCGCCGTCGCCGCGAACCTGGTGATGGCCGGGGTGCTGTTCGTCCTGCCGCAGTACCTGGAGGCCGTCCAGGGCAACGGCGTGCTCGGCACCGGCGTGCGGCTGGTCCCGATGCTGCTGGGCCTGCTCGCCGGCGGGATCGTCACCGACCGCGTCGCCCCGCGCACCGGCCACAAGCCGGTCATCGTGACCGGGCTGCTGGTGATGGCGGCGGGCCTCGGCTGGGGCGCCCTCACCGACGCCTCCGACTCCTACGGCACGACCTGCGCGTGGCTGGTCGTCCTCGGCCTCGGCTGCGGCCTGACGCTGATCCCGTCCATGGACGCGCTGATCGCGGCCCTGCCCGAGGACCAGGCGGGACGCGGGTCCGGCCTCGTCCAGACCCTGCGCCAGACCGCGGGCGCCCTCGGCGTCGCGGGCCTCGGCAGCCTGCTGTCGGCCGTCTACCGCGGCGGCGTGTCCACCGCCGGGCTCCCCGGCGACGCGGCCGGCGCGGCCCGCGACTCGATCGGCGGGGCGGCGGCCGTCGCGGACCGCCTCGGGGACGGCGCGCTGCTCGCCTCGGCCCGGGACGCCTACGTCCAGGGAATGGACGCGGTGCTCGGCGCCTGCGCCGTCGCCGCGCTGGCCGCGGCGGCGCTGCTGTGGGCCTTCCAGCCGCGCCGCGCGGCGCGGGATGCGGGCCCCGGCGCCGATGACAGAGAATCGGACCATGAGCACGCCGCTTCCTGA
- a CDS encoding isoprenyl transferase, with product MYERRVEASLPTDITPRHVGVILDGNRRWARSMGLADVNTGHQRGAQKISELLQWSTEAGVEHVTLWLLSTDNLGRPAAELEPLLEIIENTVTRLAADGWHVKPVGALDLLPDKTARVLKDAGEATSGAPGLIVNVAVGYGGRREIADAVRSLLVEQASRGTSIEELAEVLDVEHIAEHLYTRGQPDPDLVIRTSGEQRLSGFMLWQSAHSEFYFCEVHWPDFRKVDFLRAMRSYAARHRRYGS from the coding sequence ATGTACGAGCGCCGCGTCGAGGCGTCCCTGCCCACCGACATCACCCCCCGGCACGTCGGCGTCATCCTGGACGGCAACCGGCGCTGGGCCAGGTCGATGGGGCTGGCCGACGTCAACACCGGGCACCAGCGCGGCGCCCAGAAGATCTCCGAGCTGCTGCAGTGGAGCACCGAGGCGGGCGTCGAGCACGTCACGCTTTGGCTGCTGTCGACCGACAACCTGGGCCGCCCCGCCGCCGAGCTCGAACCGCTGCTGGAGATCATCGAGAACACCGTCACCCGGCTCGCCGCCGACGGCTGGCACGTCAAGCCCGTCGGCGCCCTCGACCTGCTACCCGATAAGACCGCCCGCGTCCTGAAAGATGCGGGTGAGGCCACATCCGGTGCTCCCGGCCTGATTGTGAACGTCGCGGTTGGGTATGGAGGTAGACGTGAGATCGCTGATGCGGTGCGCTCTCTGCTCGTCGAGCAGGCGAGCCGGGGCACCAGCATCGAGGAACTCGCCGAGGTCCTCGACGTGGAGCACATCGCGGAGCATCTCTACACGCGCGGCCAGCCGGATCCGGACCTGGTCATCCGCACCTCGGGGGAGCAGCGTCTCTCCGGCTTCATGCTCTGGCAGAGCGCCCACTCGGAGTTCTACTTCTGCGAGGTCCACTGGCCGGACTTCCGCAAGGTCGACTTCCTCCGGGCCATGCGCTCGTACGCCGCGCGGCACCGGCGCTACGGTTCCTGA
- a CDS encoding lytic transglycosylase domain-containing protein, with protein MSGDRPGSPRRDDRQSFAPQGSGGPFGAPYGPFAPHDDFASNDDIKVAGSQPAQPAPAGDTLGFQSLGSVPAPESPRTDAFAGVPDEIAFTPPGGGPAAPAAMSAPSDAPKARAGRRNGVRIAAVLAGAAVVVGGGAVAALALTGGDDGADQATVASKPLADAEVPQVDPKVLEEQRRKQALDRASRAVREGAGKGPSLQPKGKPLPTKKPEDDKGGGGSGGSGGGPTGDPVPAGQAQAIAKRLMPGYGAAFRKSGQFGCLVNLWNKESHWNTHAANPSGAYGIPQALPGTKMSSAGPDWQNNATTQIKWGLGYIKGRYGSPCGAWSHSESVGWY; from the coding sequence TTGTCCGGAGACCGCCCCGGGTCCCCTAGGCGAGACGATCGACAAAGCTTCGCCCCCCAGGGGTCAGGTGGGCCCTTTGGCGCGCCTTACGGGCCTTTCGCCCCCCATGACGACTTCGCCTCCAACGACGACATCAAGGTCGCCGGCTCCCAGCCCGCGCAGCCCGCCCCCGCGGGCGACACGCTCGGCTTCCAGTCCCTCGGCTCCGTCCCCGCGCCCGAGTCGCCGCGCACGGACGCCTTCGCCGGCGTCCCGGACGAGATCGCGTTCACCCCGCCCGGAGGCGGCCCGGCCGCACCGGCGGCCATGTCCGCGCCGTCCGACGCCCCCAAGGCACGCGCCGGGCGCCGCAACGGCGTCCGGATCGCCGCGGTCCTCGCCGGCGCCGCGGTCGTGGTCGGCGGCGGCGCGGTCGCCGCGCTCGCCCTGACGGGCGGCGACGACGGCGCCGACCAGGCCACCGTCGCCTCCAAGCCGCTGGCCGACGCCGAGGTCCCCCAGGTCGACCCGAAGGTCCTGGAGGAGCAGCGCCGCAAGCAGGCGCTCGACCGTGCCTCCCGCGCCGTCCGCGAGGGCGCCGGGAAGGGCCCGTCCCTCCAGCCCAAGGGCAAGCCGCTCCCGACCAAGAAGCCCGAGGACGACAAGGGCGGCGGCGGCAGCGGGGGCAGCGGCGGCGGCCCGACCGGCGACCCCGTCCCCGCGGGCCAGGCCCAGGCCATCGCCAAGCGCCTCATGCCCGGCTACGGCGCCGCCTTCCGGAAGTCGGGCCAGTTCGGCTGCCTGGTGAACCTGTGGAACAAGGAGAGCCACTGGAACACTCACGCCGCCAACCCGTCCGGCGCCTACGGGATCCCGCAGGCGCTTCCCGGCACCAAGATGTCCAGCGCCGGGCCGGACTGGCAGAACAACGCCACCACCCAGATCAAGTGGGGCCTCGGCTACATCAAGGGCCGCTACGGCAGCCCCTGCGGCGCCTGGAGCCACTCCGAGTCGGTGGGCTGGTACTGA
- a CDS encoding class II fumarate hydratase, giving the protein MTDQESTGQGFRVERDSMGEVQVPAAARWRAQTQRAVENFPISGRTLEPAHIAALGHIKAAAAAVNAELGVLDGDVAAAIREAALEVAAGKWDDQFPVDVFQTGSGTSSNMNANEVVATLAQERLGRPVHPNDDVNASQSSNDVFPSSIHVAATGAVLNDLVPALRHLEAALGRKAAEFATVVKSGRTHLMDATPVTLGQEFGGYAAQVRYGVERLEAVLPRLAELPLGGTAVGTGINTPEGFGGRVIAEIARVTGLPLTEARDHFEAQGARDGLVEASGALRTIAVGLTKIANDLRWMGSGPRAGLAEIRLPDLQPGSSIMPGKVNPVIPEAVAQVAAQVIGNDAAVAFGGASGSFELNVMLPMLARNVLESIALLASVSRLLADRCVDGIEADVDRLREYAESSPSIVTPLNRYLGYEEAAQIAKQALRERRTIREVVLERGHVDEGRLTVEQLDEALDVLGMTNASRG; this is encoded by the coding sequence ATGACCGATCAGGAGTCGACAGGGCAGGGGTTCCGGGTCGAGCGCGACTCAATGGGCGAGGTCCAGGTGCCCGCGGCGGCCAGGTGGCGGGCGCAGACCCAGCGCGCGGTGGAGAACTTCCCGATCTCGGGCCGGACGCTGGAGCCCGCGCACATCGCCGCGCTCGGCCACATCAAGGCCGCCGCCGCGGCGGTCAACGCCGAGCTCGGCGTCCTGGACGGCGACGTCGCCGCCGCGATCAGGGAGGCGGCGCTGGAGGTCGCCGCCGGGAAGTGGGACGACCAGTTCCCCGTCGACGTCTTCCAGACGGGCTCGGGCACGTCGTCCAACATGAACGCCAACGAGGTCGTCGCGACGCTGGCACAGGAGCGGCTCGGCCGCCCGGTGCACCCCAACGACGACGTGAACGCCTCTCAGTCGTCCAACGACGTGTTCCCGTCCTCGATCCATGTCGCGGCCACCGGGGCCGTCCTGAACGACCTCGTGCCCGCGCTGAGGCATCTGGAGGCGGCGCTGGGGCGCAAGGCGGCCGAGTTCGCGACGGTGGTGAAGTCCGGGCGCACCCACCTGATGGACGCGACGCCCGTGACGCTGGGGCAGGAGTTCGGCGGGTACGCCGCGCAGGTCCGCTACGGCGTGGAGCGGCTGGAGGCCGTCCTGCCCCGGCTGGCGGAGCTGCCGCTCGGCGGCACGGCGGTCGGCACCGGGATCAACACGCCGGAGGGGTTCGGCGGCCGCGTCATCGCCGAGATCGCCCGCGTCACCGGCCTCCCGCTGACCGAGGCGCGCGACCACTTCGAGGCGCAGGGCGCGCGGGACGGACTGGTGGAGGCCAGCGGCGCGCTCCGCACGATCGCGGTCGGCCTCACCAAGATCGCCAACGATCTGCGCTGGATGGGATCGGGGCCGCGCGCCGGGCTCGCCGAGATCCGGCTGCCCGACCTGCAGCCCGGCTCGTCGATCATGCCGGGGAAGGTCAACCCCGTGATCCCCGAGGCGGTCGCGCAGGTGGCGGCGCAGGTGATCGGGAACGACGCGGCGGTCGCGTTCGGCGGCGCGTCCGGCAGCTTCGAGCTGAACGTGATGCTGCCGATGCTGGCCCGCAACGTCCTGGAGTCGATCGCGCTGCTGGCGAGCGTGTCGCGGCTGCTCGCCGACCGCTGCGTGGACGGCATCGAGGCGGACGTGGACCGGCTGCGCGAGTACGCCGAGTCCTCGCCGTCGATCGTGACGCCCCTCAACCGCTACCTCGGGTACGAGGAGGCGGCGCAGATCGCCAAGCAGGCGCTGCGGGAGCGCAGGACGATCCGCGAGGTCGTGCTGGAGCGCGGCCACGTGGACGAGGGGCGGCTGACGGTCGAGCAGCTCGACGAGGCCCTGGACGTCCTGGGCATGACCAACGCGTCACGGGGCTGA
- a CDS encoding TetR family transcriptional regulator, which translates to MSTPLPEYAIDRLRDRLDRLPLRERKKLRTRRAIQDHALRLFSERGYDETTVEQIAAAAEISPSTFFRYFPTKEDVVVTDEYDPIMAEMFREQPAELSPIEALRATFGEILPQMYQDELETITARMRLTATVPALRARTFESLREGTHAVLKEIIAERVGRSTDDPDVKTFTWAVLGVLQAAMYEWLDGAPIEELPALVDRNLEFLSRGCPL; encoded by the coding sequence ATGAGCACGCCGCTTCCTGAGTACGCGATCGACCGGCTCCGCGACCGTCTCGACCGGCTGCCGCTGCGGGAGCGCAAGAAGCTCAGGACCCGGCGGGCCATCCAGGACCACGCCCTCCGCCTCTTCAGCGAGCGGGGCTACGACGAGACCACGGTCGAGCAGATCGCCGCGGCGGCGGAGATCTCGCCCAGCACGTTCTTCCGCTACTTCCCGACCAAGGAGGACGTCGTCGTCACCGACGAGTACGACCCGATCATGGCGGAGATGTTCCGGGAGCAGCCCGCCGAGCTGTCCCCGATCGAGGCGCTGCGCGCGACGTTCGGCGAGATCCTCCCGCAGATGTACCAGGACGAACTGGAGACGATCACCGCGCGGATGCGGCTGACCGCGACCGTCCCGGCACTGCGGGCCCGCACGTTCGAGTCGCTCCGCGAGGGCACCCACGCCGTCCTCAAGGAGATCATCGCCGAGCGGGTCGGCCGCTCCACCGACGACCCGGACGTGAAGACCTTCACCTGGGCGGTCCTGGGCGTCCTCCAGGCGGCGATGTACGAGTGGCTGGACGGCGCCCCGATCGAGGAGCTGCCCGCGCTGGTGGACCGCAACCTGGAGTTCCTGTCCCGCGGCTGCCCGCTGTGA